One window of the Rosa rugosa chromosome 3, drRosRugo1.1, whole genome shotgun sequence genome contains the following:
- the LOC133737462 gene encoding uncharacterized protein LOC133737462 codes for MMKAFLEKYFPASKVIMLLKKISGIQQAQDESYATYYERFQSLIAQCPQHQMKEETLLTCFYEGLLPLKCEMLDAAAAGKTMIENRAKNAQQYAGVGQSTRRVNEVVSTTGQGGASACGVCSTQGHSTDQCPQLIENGGWESVNGIGGYQGIQGGPQRPSNFQRPQGFYQRPQVPQNFSSNSNNFSNPNYDKIIEALTNSTQALVQGQQNHTKDIADLKKQMGQVMDFMTKFHENGKLPSNTIPNPKGGFEGPTN; via the exons ATGATGAAAGCGTTTTTGGAAAAATACTTTCCCGCTTCGAAGGTTATCATGCTACTCAAGAAGATAAGTGGAATACAACAAGCACAAGATGAATCTTATGCCACTTATTATGAGAGGTTTCAGTCTCTGATCGCTCAGTGTCCTCAACATCAAATGAAGGAAGAAACCCTACTCACTTGCTTCTACGAAGGTCTCCTACCTCTGAAATGTGAAATGTTAGATGCAGCTGCTGCAGGGAAAACCATGATTGAAAACCGCGCCAAAAATGCCCAACAATATGCTGGCGTAGGTCAATCAACTCGAAGGGTAAATGAG GTTGTGAGTACCACAGGCCAAGGAGGAGCctctgcttgtggggtatgctctaccCAAGGACACtctacggatcaatgtcctcaacttaTTGAGAATGGTGGGTGGGAGTCTGTGAACGGCATAGGAGGATACCAAGGGATccaagggggtccccaacgtccaag TaatttccaacgtcctcaaggcttCTATCAGAGGCCTCAGGTCCCTCAAAACTTTTCTTCTAATTCAAATAATTTTTCCAATCCTAATTATGATAAGATTATTGAGGCACTAACCAATTCCACTCAAGCCTTGGTTCAAGGACAACAGAATCATACCAAGGACATTGCAGACCTGAAGAAGCAAATGGGACAAGTgatggacttcatgaccaagtttcatgaaaatGGTAagcttccgagcaacacaattccaaatccAAAGGGAGGCTTTGAAGGTCCAACCAACTGA